The Desulfobacterales bacterium genome includes the window TTTTGCATATCGTCAACGTTCGCAATAAAGGCAATGTCCGCCATCTCTGAAAGCCGACCCCCTGAAAACCCGCAAAGGCCGATGGTTTGGCCGCCGTTTAAATTGGCGTATTTTATGGCACGAATGATATTTTCCGAATTGCCGCTGCCGGAAATACCGATGGTCAGATCCCCCGGACGGAAAAAGTTTTTTAACTGCTCCTCAAAGACAACATCGTATGAAACGTCGTTGGCCAGGGCCAGCAGGGTAGGGATATTGTCGTTGAGACAAAACATCTTGAATTTTTTGTCAAGATCCATACAGCAGCCCTTGTTGATATCGCAGGCAAAATGGGAAGCGGTGGCGCCGCTGCCGCCGTTGCCCATCACGAATATATATTTTTCCTTTTCATAGGCATCCAGGATGGAGGAGACTACCTTTTCAAAGCAGGCATGATCAAATCCGTCCAGAACCCCTTTTAATCCGTTTAAATATTGGGTTGCAAATGCATGAATATTCATTTTTCCTCACTACACGTGAGCCTTTTTAAAAGGTCTCGTTGGGGCCATTCATCTAAAGCCGCTTGGTAAGACGCCGGTGTGCCGATATCCCTTAAATATTCTTTAATTTCATAGCCGAACATTTTTCCCATAAGCGCGGGGATTACATCAAATCCCATATCAATGGGTGCACCCGTCGGTTTGGGTATAAAGCTGAAAATTTCTCTGGTGGTGATGTATATACCACCATTGGCGAGATTCCCCAAAGGATTTTGCGGTTTTTCTATAAATTTGACAATTTTATTTTCCGGATCCATCACCGCAATACCGCATTCCCTGGGGTTGGCGGATTTGAACAGGCCCATCGTAAAAAAACCTCCCTTTGTCTTTATGCGGTGATGAAAATCCATCATGTTGGATAAGTTGATGCAGGTGAGATTGTCGGCATAGGCGATCATAAAATCATCGCAATCATTCACAAACGCTTGGTTGGCGGCAATGGTGCCGGCGCTGCCCAGCAGGGTCTGTTCATGGAAAGGGGTTATGTTGATCGGCAGGGTCGGTTGGATGCCGGTGATGAATTCATCAACTTTTTCGGGGTAGTGATGAATATTTATCAGAACGTCTTTGATCCCATGCCGGGCCAGCAATTCCAGCCAGATGTGCAGGAGCGGTTTCCCGTGGATGGGGATCAGGCACTTGGGGATCGTATCCGTATAGGGCTTTAACCGTGAGCCGATACCGGCCGCTAACAAAAAAGCTTTCATGGGGCCTTTTGGGTCTGTCGTATGACCTGTTGCTGTTTCATCTGCTTCTCAGCAAATTCCAGGATGTTATCCGTCTCTTTGTGGGTGTTGAGGTATTCCCAGTAGTCGGCGATACTGTTGCGGATATCCCGGGACGGGACCCAGCCCAGGGATGTGAGCCTGGATATGTCGGAAAAAATATGGCGGGTATCACCGAATCGGTAATAGCCGGACTCGAGCGGCTCTATGTTTCGTCCCACCACTGTCTGCATGGTTCTATAGAATGCATTTACGGTCCAGGCATGATTTCCCCCGACATTGAATACCCGGCCGTCCGCCTCAGTTTTTTCCAAAACCAGCAGGTTGGCGTCCACGACGTCCTGGATGTTGACAAAATCCCTGACCTGGTTGCCGTCTTCAAAAATAATCGGCCGGCGGTCAAAGAAGAGCGACAGGGCAAAAATCCGCATGGCGCCTGAATATGCATTGTAAAATGACTGTCGGGGGCCCTGGACAATGGAATAGCGCATGACAACCGACGGGATACCGTATCGTTTCCCCAGCTGAAGCGCAATCTGTTCCTGTGAGTATTTGGACATGGCGTACGGGTTGCACGGATTGACGACGGTTTCATCCGACGGCTGCCAGTCCAGCATCTGTCCGCATCGGTGGCAGCGATGGTCCCATTGCCCTTGGGACAATTGGGTCTCGAGCCGAATGGCAGGGTAGCTGAACTGCGGGTCTTTTTCAAAGCAGGCCGGACAGCGGTAGCGGCCCTCGCCCATCACCGCCTGGCTGGCGGCGACAATGACCTTGCGTATCTTTGAGGTTATTTTTTTTTCAACGAGGATTTCATACAGCAGCGCAGTGGAAACGGCATTTACATGGAAAAAAGTTGAAAAATCGGTCAGGTAGTCCTGATAGGCCGCAAAATGATAAATCGCATCGATTCCGTTCAGCACCTTTTCCCAGTCCCCTTTATCCCTGACATCGCCTTTTACGAATTCAGCCCGGGGATTTATATAGCCGGGGATACCCTTGGGATGAACCGTTTTCTGGAGATTGTCGAGTATCCGGACGTTAAAGCCTGCCCGAAGCAGGGCATCCACCGTGTGGGAGCCGA containing:
- a CDS encoding SIS domain-containing protein — translated: MNIHAFATQYLNGLKGVLDGFDHACFEKVVSSILDAYEKEKYIFVMGNGGSGATASHFACDINKGCCMDLDKKFKMFCLNDNIPTLLALANDVSYDVVFEEQLKNFFRPGDLTIGISGSGNSENIIRAIKYANLNGGQTIGLCGFSGGRLSEMADIAFIANVDDMQKIEDVHVIVVHMIMQAVHKALHDR
- a CDS encoding nucleotidyltransferase family protein, coding for MKAFLLAAGIGSRLKPYTDTIPKCLIPIHGKPLLHIWLELLARHGIKDVLINIHHYPEKVDEFITGIQPTLPINITPFHEQTLLGSAGTIAANQAFVNDCDDFMIAYADNLTCINLSNMMDFHHRIKTKGGFFTMGLFKSANPRECGIAVMDPENKIVKFIEKPQNPLGNLANGGIYITTREIFSFIPKPTGAPIDMGFDVIPALMGKMFGYEIKEYLRDIGTPASYQAALDEWPQRDLLKRLTCSEEK
- a CDS encoding NAD-dependent epimerase/dehydratase family protein; its protein translation is MNILVTGGAGFIGSHTVDALLRAGFNVRILDNLQKTVHPKGIPGYINPRAEFVKGDVRDKGDWEKVLNGIDAIYHFAAYQDYLTDFSTFFHVNAVSTALLYEILVEKKITSKIRKVIVAASQAVMGEGRYRCPACFEKDPQFSYPAIRLETQLSQGQWDHRCHRCGQMLDWQPSDETVVNPCNPYAMSKYSQEQIALQLGKRYGIPSVVMRYSIVQGPRQSFYNAYSGAMRIFALSLFFDRRPIIFEDGNQVRDFVNIQDVVDANLLVLEKTEADGRVFNVGGNHAWTVNAFYRTMQTVVGRNIEPLESGYYRFGDTRHIFSDISRLTSLGWVPSRDIRNSIADYWEYLNTHKETDNILEFAEKQMKQQQVIRQTQKAP